One stretch of Balneola sp. MJW-20 DNA includes these proteins:
- the coaBC gene encoding bifunctional phosphopantothenoylcysteine decarboxylase/phosphopantothenate--cysteine ligase CoaBC, whose translation MLSGKRIILGVTGGIAAYKAAYLLREFQKAGAEVRVTMTPSATRFIGSDTFASLSGHEVAVEIFPDEGQSDDWTRHIYWGEWADLFVIAPCTANTLAKITHGISDNMLTSTVLAARCPILICPTMDGEMYESPSVSKNLTELEQKGYHILEPASGYLASGLEGKGRLPETEDILRSASDIIGNMEGPLEGKKVLVTAGPTREYLDPVRFISNPSSGKMGIAMAEAARDLGAEVILIHGPLSVAAPDDLRRVPVTSAAQMFDAVKEYQDADIVIMSAAVADFTPSEVHEHKVKKSESGSEIRLKRTQDILKWLGENKKEEQILIGFAMETENLLRNARTKLDEKNADYIIANSLNDQDSGFGSDLNKVHLLSKTSDEQFKATKKDLGRILLNKIFRNRY comes from the coding sequence ATGCTCTCCGGTAAACGCATCATTCTCGGTGTAACCGGAGGAATTGCAGCTTATAAGGCTGCATACTTACTGAGAGAATTTCAAAAAGCGGGTGCCGAAGTCAGAGTTACTATGACTCCTTCAGCAACCCGCTTTATTGGTTCTGACACCTTTGCTTCCCTGTCAGGCCATGAGGTCGCTGTTGAGATCTTTCCTGATGAAGGCCAGTCGGACGACTGGACCCGCCACATATACTGGGGAGAATGGGCCGATCTATTTGTGATCGCACCCTGTACCGCAAACACCCTGGCTAAGATCACACACGGGATATCTGATAATATGCTGACCAGCACGGTACTTGCTGCCCGCTGCCCCATTCTCATCTGCCCGACCATGGACGGAGAGATGTATGAGTCCCCTTCGGTGTCGAAAAACCTCACAGAGCTGGAGCAAAAAGGCTATCACATTCTTGAACCAGCCAGTGGTTACCTGGCCAGCGGCCTGGAGGGAAAAGGAAGACTGCCAGAAACCGAAGACATTCTGAGATCTGCCTCGGATATCATAGGCAATATGGAAGGCCCTTTAGAGGGTAAAAAAGTTTTAGTTACGGCTGGACCTACCCGTGAATACCTAGATCCCGTACGATTCATATCTAATCCAAGCTCAGGAAAAATGGGCATTGCTATGGCAGAGGCGGCAAGGGATCTCGGCGCTGAAGTGATACTGATACATGGTCCGCTATCGGTTGCAGCCCCCGACGACCTCCGAAGAGTGCCCGTAACCAGTGCTGCTCAGATGTTTGATGCCGTAAAAGAGTATCAGGATGCAGATATAGTAATCATGTCTGCCGCAGTGGCTGATTTCACCCCCTCTGAAGTTCACGAACATAAAGTTAAGAAGTCCGAAAGCGGATCAGAGATCAGATTAAAGAGAACACAGGATATTCTAAAATGGCTAGGAGAAAACAAAAAAGAGGAACAGATCCTGATCGGATTTGCGATGGAGACGGAAAACCTGCTTCGAAATGCCCGAACTAAACTGGATGAAAAGAATGCTGATTATATCATCGCGAACTCCCTCAACGACCAAGATTCCGGGTTCGGGTCGGATCTAAATAAGGTCCATCTGCTGAGTAAAACTTCCGACGAGCAATTTAAAGCCACCAAAAAGGATCTGGGACGAATCCTCTTGAATAAGATCTTTAGGAACAGATATTAA
- a CDS encoding DNA-directed RNA polymerase subunit omega, with translation MPIKTLDIEKLKFKTGNKYELLVILSKRARQIAAQEKLELDEKLKYFEGFEDDDEFSFNEEQEQISKAFEVLPHATQRSVDEMQDDKIYYRRPEEE, from the coding sequence ATGCCTATTAAAACTCTCGATATCGAGAAACTGAAATTCAAAACCGGTAATAAATATGAATTACTGGTAATTCTTTCCAAGAGAGCTCGTCAGATCGCAGCTCAGGAAAAGCTGGAACTGGATGAGAAACTGAAATACTTCGAAGGATTCGAAGACGATGATGAATTCTCATTTAACGAAGAGCAGGAACAAATTTCCAAAGCTTTTGAAGTACTCCCTCACGCTACTCAGAGATCAGTAGACGAAATGCAGGACGATAAGATATACTACCGTCGCCCAGAAGAGGAGTAA
- the gmk gene encoding guanylate kinase, which produces MKKGKVIILVAPSGSGKSTMAKRLFKDFDNIKFSVSATTRPPREGEIHGKDYFFLSDDEFSKRIEEKDFLEWEEFYGGKRYGTLRSEVDKILNSGYFILLDVEVKGAVNVKEIYGDECLSIFIKPPSLQTLKERLIARGTEDKETLRLRLERAEEELTYADRFDRIVINDDLDTAYSEINKLVSDFMNNQ; this is translated from the coding sequence ATGAAAAAGGGAAAGGTCATCATTCTGGTCGCTCCCAGTGGTTCCGGGAAAAGCACTATGGCAAAGCGCCTGTTTAAGGATTTTGACAATATTAAATTTTCCGTTTCTGCTACTACCCGCCCGCCACGTGAAGGCGAGATTCATGGAAAAGATTACTTTTTCCTGTCTGATGATGAATTCAGCAAGAGAATTGAGGAAAAAGATTTTCTGGAATGGGAGGAATTCTATGGCGGGAAGAGATATGGTACATTGCGCTCAGAGGTTGATAAAATACTAAATTCAGGGTATTTTATTCTTCTTGACGTGGAAGTGAAAGGTGCGGTTAATGTCAAAGAGATCTATGGAGATGAATGTCTCAGTATCTTTATTAAACCTCCCTCACTGCAAACACTGAAGGAAAGGCTCATTGCCCGTGGCACCGAAGATAAAGAAACGCTTCGGCTGCGACTTGAACGAGCCGAAGAAGAACTTACTTACGCCGATCGTTTTGATCGGATCGTTATTAACGATGATCTGGATACCGCTTACAGTGAGATCAACAAGCTGGTATCCGATTTCATGAATAATCAATAA
- a CDS encoding YicC/YloC family endoribonuclease, whose protein sequence is MILSMTGFGRGDATDNGTTATVEIKSLNSRYMDVNIRLPQQLQDKELQVKEAILDRVNRGKLNVSVHVTEVGSEDLDISVNIPKVRGYMKLLKEVQVNAGIEEPISVKDLTQFGDIFINEEEDEEETERKWMLVKKATQSALDNLINMRRQEGTQLQNDLEDRIRTISDNLEVIEKDTEGKGEEIRAKLRERIAQIIEEDKIDEDRLEMEIAVLVDKMDITEEIVRLKSHLKFFLDAMQKKEPSGRRLNFLTQEINRELNTIGSKANNSDVAQNVVASKEALEQIREQVQNVE, encoded by the coding sequence ATGATATTATCGATGACGGGATTCGGTCGAGGAGATGCCACTGATAACGGCACAACTGCGACCGTTGAGATAAAATCACTCAACAGCCGATATATGGACGTGAATATCCGGCTCCCACAACAGCTGCAGGATAAAGAATTACAAGTCAAAGAAGCCATTCTTGACCGTGTGAACCGCGGGAAACTCAATGTTTCGGTACATGTTACAGAAGTAGGCTCTGAAGATCTGGATATATCAGTTAATATTCCCAAGGTGCGCGGATATATGAAGCTGCTGAAAGAAGTTCAGGTAAATGCAGGTATTGAAGAGCCAATCAGTGTAAAAGACCTGACTCAGTTTGGTGATATCTTCATTAATGAAGAAGAAGATGAGGAAGAGACCGAACGAAAATGGATGCTGGTAAAAAAAGCTACACAATCGGCTCTGGATAATCTTATTAACATGCGCCGGCAGGAAGGAACTCAACTCCAGAATGATCTTGAAGATCGTATCAGGACGATCAGTGATAACCTTGAAGTGATCGAAAAAGATACCGAGGGCAAAGGAGAAGAGATCCGAGCGAAACTGCGTGAGCGCATTGCACAGATCATTGAAGAAGATAAGATCGATGAAGATCGTCTGGAGATGGAGATCGCTGTACTGGTTGATAAGATGGATATCACCGAGGAGATCGTCAGACTTAAATCACATTTGAAATTCTTCCTGGATGCCATGCAGAAAAAAGAACCATCAGGTCGACGGCTTAACTTCCTGACCCAGGAGATCAACCGGGAACTGAATACCATAGGCTCCAAAGCTAATAATTCAGACGTGGCTCAAAACGTAGTAGCATCCAAGGAAGCACTGGAACAGATCCGCGAACAGGTACAGAACGTAGAATAA
- a CDS encoding carbamoyltransferase — translation MNDQTILGISAFYHDSAACVTVNGEIVVAAQEERFTRRKHDDRFPTEAISWCLEETGIRIDDLDAIVFYDKPFLKFERLLETYLSFAPKGVRSFITSMPVWLKEKMFLKKQIYDGLKEIEEYDKEKVNLLFPEHHLSHAASAFYPSPYEESAILTIDGVGEWATASIGLGKGSDISIIKELKFPHSLGLLYSAFTYFLGFRVNSGEYKLMGLAPYGDPDSELVQEYMDKIRNELVDIREDGSIWLDQSYFDYSTGLKMIKEKKWEKLFGFSRREEESELQQHEADLALAIQKVTEEIVLKMAEHARELTGSTNLCMAGGVALNCVANGKIQDAGIFDKIFIQPAAGDAGGAVGAALAVHYLYFENKRSVVQPDAMKGAYLGPEYHNLDIDRSLKKLNAVALKVQEEEIYPQAAQWLDEGKVVGWFQGRMEFGPRALGGRSILGDPRKPDMQKKLNLKIKYRESFRPFAPSVLAEEAFTYFDLEGYSPYMLLVQPVGEEYWNELPEHYHKMPLREKLAYERSDYPAITHIDFSARIQTVHKETNPRYWKLIKAFEDRTGCAMVVNTSFNVRGEPIVCTPEDAYRCFMNTEMDYLVMGDYVFDKKDQPEWRKQMVFEKD, via the coding sequence ATGAACGATCAGACAATTTTAGGTATATCTGCATTTTATCACGACTCCGCTGCTTGTGTAACGGTGAATGGCGAAATTGTAGTTGCAGCTCAGGAGGAGCGATTCACCCGAAGAAAACATGATGACCGTTTCCCTACAGAGGCCATCAGCTGGTGTCTGGAGGAGACAGGAATTAGGATAGATGATCTTGATGCGATCGTGTTCTATGATAAACCCTTCCTGAAATTTGAACGGTTGCTGGAAACCTACTTATCCTTTGCTCCAAAGGGCGTACGGTCATTTATTACCTCAATGCCGGTTTGGCTTAAAGAAAAGATGTTTCTCAAAAAGCAGATCTATGACGGACTCAAAGAAATTGAGGAATACGATAAGGAGAAGGTCAATTTACTATTCCCGGAGCACCACCTGAGTCATGCGGCCAGTGCTTTTTATCCCTCACCCTATGAAGAATCGGCGATCCTTACCATCGATGGTGTGGGAGAGTGGGCTACCGCGTCGATTGGGCTTGGTAAAGGCTCCGATATCTCCATCATAAAGGAACTTAAATTTCCGCATTCACTGGGACTGCTGTACTCTGCCTTTACGTACTTCCTGGGTTTTCGTGTAAATTCCGGTGAGTATAAACTCATGGGTTTGGCTCCTTACGGTGATCCCGATTCAGAGCTGGTTCAGGAGTATATGGATAAGATCAGGAATGAACTGGTTGATATCAGAGAGGATGGGTCCATCTGGCTGGATCAGTCTTATTTTGATTACTCGACCGGTCTGAAAATGATCAAAGAAAAGAAGTGGGAAAAACTCTTCGGGTTCAGCCGGAGAGAAGAGGAGTCGGAATTGCAGCAGCATGAGGCGGATCTTGCCTTGGCTATTCAGAAAGTAACAGAAGAGATCGTACTGAAAATGGCCGAGCATGCCAGAGAACTGACCGGTTCCACTAATCTATGTATGGCCGGAGGAGTTGCTCTGAATTGTGTGGCAAACGGAAAAATACAGGATGCCGGAATATTTGATAAGATCTTCATTCAACCTGCTGCGGGCGATGCCGGCGGTGCGGTAGGTGCAGCTCTAGCAGTTCATTACCTGTACTTTGAAAATAAAAGATCGGTTGTTCAGCCGGATGCGATGAAAGGGGCTTACCTGGGACCTGAATATCATAATCTTGATATTGACCGTAGTCTTAAAAAGCTGAATGCAGTTGCCTTAAAGGTTCAGGAAGAAGAGATCTATCCTCAGGCTGCACAATGGCTTGACGAGGGTAAAGTAGTGGGCTGGTTTCAGGGCCGGATGGAGTTCGGTCCCCGCGCTCTGGGTGGAAGAAGTATTCTGGGAGATCCGAGAAAACCGGACATGCAGAAAAAACTGAACCTGAAGATCAAATACCGGGAATCCTTCCGGCCATTTGCACCTTCAGTACTGGCAGAAGAAGCGTTCACCTATTTTGACCTGGAAGGATACTCACCGTATATGCTGCTGGTACAGCCGGTAGGAGAGGAGTACTGGAATGAACTGCCGGAACATTATCATAAAATGCCGCTGAGGGAAAAACTGGCTTATGAGCGTTCGGACTACCCGGCTATAACGCATATTGATTTTTCAGCCCGTATACAGACGGTGCACAAAGAAACCAATCCGCGTTACTGGAAACTGATCAAAGCTTTTGAGGACCGGACAGGCTGCGCCATGGTGGTAAATACGAGCTTTAATGTAAGGGGAGAACCTATTGTGTGTACTCCCGAAGACGCTTATCGCTGTTTTATGAATACAGAAATGGATTATCTGGTGATGGGTGATTATGTTTTTGACAAGAAAGATCAGCCAGAGTGGCGAAAACAAATGGTCTTTGAAAAAGATTAA
- a CDS encoding DUF5989 family protein — MDLLKDLWAFMKERKKFWLAPVIVVLLLLGFLIVIGGGSSIAPFIYTLF, encoded by the coding sequence ATGGATCTGCTGAAAGATTTATGGGCATTTATGAAAGAACGGAAGAAATTCTGGCTGGCACCGGTGATTGTGGTGCTTCTGCTGCTTGGGTTCCTGATCGTGATCGGGGGAGGGTCCTCCATCGCTCCGTTTATCTACACTTTATTCTGA